A portion of the Lolium rigidum isolate FL_2022 chromosome 1, APGP_CSIRO_Lrig_0.1, whole genome shotgun sequence genome contains these proteins:
- the LOC124708426 gene encoding benzyl alcohol O-benzoyltransferase-like, whose protein sequence is MLSYGARVWRTRAAARALPSILHRNYSMKEQRSPWVNPCRPRQLSSDGSTHMLTPPVDMLKHAKERVYTPKLAYAVRRRDPELVGPAAHTPRETKHLADLDDQEGLRVHLSLALFYRGGQNDVDPAGLIRRALGEALVHYYPLAGRLREVEGQKPMVDCTGEGVLFVEADADVRLAELEAVGLMPPFPCWDQLLFDVEGSSGVFDCPLLHIQVTRLLCGSFVFALRFNHLICDGMGIAQFMNAIAELARGLPSTTFAPVWSRELLNARDPPMPSFTHREFGLLLQPPPPAGDTVMRSFTFGASDLATIKKSLPPLFRDTATTFEVLAAFLWRARAVVLELPPGGNAPLMIVVNIRGAADMSLPAGYYGNACVPSTVLVDPAVLRGCSMGDAVALVRQAKAAVTSEYARSIIDEMVMVGRRFLWPANMFVLSDARRLGFNRVDFGWGEPVYAGPADTQFGVSFFVTGKDRDGEDRVVVPVVLPWLAMDRFAKEVEKLSNPAKPPLS, encoded by the exons ATGCTCAGCTACGGGGCTAGAGTCTGGCGAACAAGGGCAGCTGCCCGGGCTCTGCCCAGCATCCTGCACAGAAATTACAGCATGAAGGAGCAACGATCTCCATGGGTAAACCCATGCCGTCCTCGTCAACTCAGCTCAGATGGCTCTACTCACATGCTAACTCCGCCCGTGGATATGCTGAAGCACGCGAAGGAGCGGGTATACACGCCGAAACTAGCCTACGCAGTGCGCCGGCGTGATCCGGAGCTCGTCGGCCCGGCTGCCCATACGCCCCGGGAGACCAAGCATCTGGCGGACCTCGACGACCAGGAGGGCTTGCGCGTGCACTTGTCCTTGGCGCTCTTTTACCGTGGCGGACAGAACGACGTCGACCCGGCCGGCCTCATCCGACGTGCGCTCGGCGAGGCGCTGGTGCACTACTACCCGTTGGCCGGTCGGCTCAGGGAGGTTGAGGGTCAGAAGCCGATGGTCGACTGCACCGGCGAGGGGGTGCTCTTTGTGGAGGCCGACGCTGACGTGCGGCTGGCAGAGCTGGAGGCGGTCGGGCTCATGCCGCCGTTCCCTTGCTGGGACCAGCTGCTCTTCGACGTGgagggatccagcggcgtgtttgACTGTCCCTTGCTGCATATCCAA GTGACACGTCTGCTTTGCGGCAGCTTCGTATTCGCGCTCCGCTTCAACCACCTCATCTGCGACGGAATGGGCATCGCCCAGTTCATGAACGCCATCGCCGAGCTCGCCCGCGGCCTCCCGTCCACAACCTTCGCACCCGTCTGGTCCCGCGAGCTCCTCAATGCTCGTGACCCGCCTATGCCTTCATTTACGCACCGTGAGTTCGGCCTACTACTTCAGCCGCCTCCGCCGGCCGGCGATACGGTCATGCGTTCTTTCACATTCGGCGCATCAGACCTCGCCACCATCAAGAAAAGCCTCCCtccgctcttccgcgacaccgcAACCACCTTTGAGGTCCTCGCGGCGTTCCTCTGGCGTGCTCGCGCCGTGGTGCTGGAGCTTCCGCCAGGCGGGAACGCTCCCCTAATGATCGTCGTGAACATCAGGGGCGCTGCCGACATGAGCCTGCCCGCGGGGTACTACGGCAACGCGTGTGTGCCCTCCACGGTGCTGGTCGACCCAGCGGTGCTACGTGGCTGCTCGATGGGCGATGCCGTGGCGCTGGTGCGGCAAGCGAAGGCCGCGGTAACCTCTGAATACGCTCGTTCCATTATCGACGAGATGGTGATGGTCGGCCGGCGGTTCTTGTGGCCGGCAAACATGTTCGTGCTCTCTGACGCCCGTCGTCTCGGGTTCAACCGTGTGGACTTCGGGTGGGGCGAGCCAGTTTACGCTGGCCCAGCCGACACTCAATTCGGTGTGAGTTTCTTCGTCACCGGTAAGGATCGCGATGGGGAGGACCGAGTTGTCGTGCCGGTCGTGCTGCCGTGGCTGGCAATGGATCGGTTTGCCAAAGAGGTGGAGAAGCTGTCAAACCCTGCGAAGCCTCCGTTATCTTAG